A portion of the Blautia hansenii DSM 20583 genome contains these proteins:
- a CDS encoding stage 0 sporulation family protein has product MTKVIGVRFRNVGKIYYFSPQDLEIKAGEHVIVETARGVEYGSVVLPPREVSDEKVVQPLKEVIRIATPQDDKKEEANRKREKEAFQICLKKIREHNLEMKLIDVEYTFDNNKILFYFTADGRIDFRELVKDLAAIFKTRIELRQIGVRDETKILGGIGICGRPLCCHTYLSEFVPVSIKMAKEQNLSLNPTKISGVCGRLMCCLKNEEETYEELNRKLPNPGDRVTTPEGLKGEVQSVNVLRQYVKVIVDVEDEKEIREYQASELKFKARQKREKLKLTEEEMKALKELERDK; this is encoded by the coding sequence ATGACAAAGGTAATTGGAGTAAGATTTCGTAACGTGGGAAAAATTTATTATTTTTCACCGCAAGACTTAGAGATAAAGGCAGGAGAGCATGTCATTGTAGAAACCGCAAGAGGTGTGGAATACGGAAGTGTTGTGCTGCCGCCAAGAGAGGTATCGGATGAGAAAGTGGTACAGCCGCTAAAAGAGGTTATCCGTATTGCAACGCCTCAGGATGATAAAAAAGAGGAAGCGAACAGAAAAAGAGAAAAAGAGGCATTTCAGATTTGTTTAAAGAAAATCAGAGAGCATAATCTGGAAATGAAGCTGATTGATGTAGAGTACACGTTTGACAATAATAAAATTCTCTTTTACTTTACTGCGGACGGACGTATTGATTTCCGTGAGCTGGTAAAGGATTTGGCAGCAATCTTTAAGACAAGAATAGAGCTTCGCCAGATTGGCGTAAGGGATGAAACAAAGATTTTAGGAGGTATCGGTATATGCGGAAGACCTTTGTGCTGTCATACGTATCTGTCAGAGTTTGTGCCGGTTTCCATTAAAATGGCAAAAGAACAGAATTTATCTTTAAATCCTACAAAGATTTCAGGTGTATGCGGAAGACTGATGTGCTGTCTGAAAAATGAGGAAGAGACTTACGAAGAGTTAAATCGAAAATTGCCAAATCCGGGAGACAGGGTGACCACACCGGAAGGACTGAAAGGTGAAGTACAGAGTGTAAATGTACTCCGCCAGTATGTCAAAGTAATTGTGGATGTGGAGGACGAGAAAGAAATCAGAGAATATCAGGCATCAGAATTGAAGTTTAAAGCACGTCAGAAACGGGAAAAACTGAAGCTGACAGAAGAAGAAATGAAAGCATTAAAAGAACTGGAAAGAGATAAATAA
- a CDS encoding nucleoside recognition domain-containing protein has product MLDILWGMMLLIGILYGAATGNMSKITDAALSSAKEAVSLCIAMAGIVAMWVGVMEIARASGLVERMTKAMKPLLRFLFPKIPMEHKAMEFISANMIANFLGLGWAATPFGLKAMEELGNLEDDRRQGRALGIVRKKGIASNEMCTFLILNISSLQLIPVNIIAYRSQYGSVNPTAIVGPGIVATAVSTIVAVIFCKFMNYKKSS; this is encoded by the coding sequence ATGCTGGATATTCTTTGGGGTATGATGCTCCTCATTGGGATTTTATATGGTGCTGCCACAGGAAATATGAGTAAAATAACAGATGCAGCCCTTTCTTCTGCGAAGGAGGCGGTATCTTTGTGTATTGCAATGGCAGGGATTGTGGCAATGTGGGTAGGGGTTATGGAAATTGCCAGAGCCTCCGGACTGGTGGAGCGTATGACAAAGGCAATGAAGCCCCTTCTGAGGTTTCTTTTTCCTAAAATTCCTATGGAACATAAGGCAATGGAATTTATTTCCGCAAATATGATTGCCAATTTCTTAGGTCTTGGATGGGCAGCTACACCTTTTGGATTAAAGGCAATGGAGGAATTGGGAAATTTGGAGGATGACCGAAGGCAGGGCAGAGCTTTAGGAATTGTGCGGAAAAAAGGTATTGCAAGTAATGAAATGTGTACTTTTTTGATTTTGAACATATCTTCCTTGCAGTTGATACCGGTGAATATTATTGCTTATCGAAGCCAGTATGGAAGCGTCAATCCAACGGCGATTGTAGGACCGGGGATTGTAGCAACGGCAGTAAGTACCATTGTGGCAGTGATTTTTTGCAAGTTTATGAATTACAAAAAAAGTAGTTGA
- the rsmI gene encoding 16S rRNA (cytidine(1402)-2'-O)-methyltransferase: protein MSGKLYLCATPIGNLEDITYRVLRILKEVDLIAAEDTRNSIKLLNHFEIKTPMTSYHEYNKFDKGRYLVGQLLDGKNIALITDAGTPGISDPGEELVAMCCEAGIEVTSLPGAAACITALTLSGLPTRRFAFEAFLPSDKKERACILQELKNETRTIILYEAPHRLVKTLEELYAELGDRKISLCRELTKKYETVFRDTLSQAIAWYKENPPKGECVMVLAGRPREELVLEERQKWENMSLEEHLAIYEKEGMSRKDAMKQVAKDRGIRKRDVYQALLNQE from the coding sequence ATGAGCGGAAAATTGTATTTATGTGCAACGCCCATCGGAAACTTAGAAGATATCACATACAGGGTGCTGCGAATTTTAAAAGAGGTGGATTTGATTGCGGCAGAAGATACCAGAAACAGTATTAAGCTGTTAAATCATTTTGAAATCAAAACACCAATGACCAGTTATCACGAATATAATAAATTTGACAAGGGAAGATATTTGGTAGGGCAGCTTTTAGACGGAAAAAATATTGCTTTGATTACAGATGCGGGAACACCGGGGATTTCTGATCCGGGAGAAGAACTGGTGGCAATGTGCTGTGAGGCGGGTATTGAGGTTACATCTCTTCCGGGAGCGGCAGCTTGTATTACTGCATTAACTTTGTCAGGACTTCCTACAAGGCGTTTTGCTTTTGAGGCTTTTCTGCCCTCTGACAAGAAAGAGAGAGCCTGTATTTTACAGGAGTTGAAGAACGAAACAAGAACGATTATTCTGTACGAAGCGCCTCATCGGCTGGTAAAAACGCTGGAGGAGCTTTATGCAGAGCTGGGAGACAGAAAAATTTCTCTTTGCCGGGAGCTTACGAAGAAGTATGAAACAGTTTTCAGAGATACATTATCTCAGGCGATCGCGTGGTACAAGGAAAATCCGCCAAAAGGGGAATGTGTAATGGTTTTGGCAGGACGTCCAAGAGAAGAACTGGTTTTAGAAGAACGCCAGAAATGGGAAAACATGTCTTTAGAGGAACACCTGGCTATTTATGAGAAGGAAGGAATGAGCCGCAAAGATGCCATGAAGCAGGTGGCAAAGGACAGAGGAATACGGAAGCGTGATGTATATCAGGCACTTTTAAACCAAGAATAA
- the rplJ gene encoding 50S ribosomal protein L10, with translation MAKVELKKPVVEEISNSIKDAAAVVLVNYKGINVEQDTQMRKELREAGVVYKVYKNTMMNFAFKGTACEDLCQHLEGTNALAVCTEDATAPARILAKYAKTVPTLELVAGVVEDTYYDKAGIEALSQVPSREELLGKLLGSIQSPIANFARVLNQIAEQQA, from the coding sequence ATGGCAAAAGTAGAACTTAAAAAACCTGTCGTAGAAGAGATTTCCAACAGCATTAAAGATGCAGCAGCAGTAGTTTTAGTAAACTACAAAGGTATCAATGTTGAACAGGATACACAGATGCGTAAGGAATTAAGAGAAGCTGGAGTTGTTTACAAAGTTTACAAAAACACAATGATGAACTTTGCATTCAAAGGAACAGCTTGTGAAGATTTATGCCAGCATTTAGAAGGAACAAATGCTTTAGCTGTATGTACAGAAGATGCAACAGCACCGGCAAGAATTCTGGCTAAATACGCAAAAACAGTTCCAACACTGGAATTAGTAGCAGGTGTTGTAGAAGACACTTACTATGATAAGGCAGGAATCGAAGCACTTTCCCAGGTTCCTTCAAGAGAAGAACTTCTTGGAAAATTGCTTGGAAGTATCCAGTCACCTATTGCAAACTTCGCTCGTGTGCTTAACCAGATTGCAGAGCAGCAGGCTTAA
- a CDS encoding TrkA C-terminal domain-containing protein, whose protein sequence is MEGKKEKTGNIPKYEQIAADIAYQIVEGTYKEGEKIYARSSIGSRYNVSSETARRAVCVLADWDIVEVEKNSGVIITSILNAKNFLSQHQQTQSIYSLKSKIMDSVERQKQENKELQKHLTELIEQIECYRATNPFIPHELIISEETPYLNKSIAEVNFWQETFATVIAIKRNGNIIMSPGPKAVFRLNDIFYYTGNEDCYRRVQEFMYPKI, encoded by the coding sequence ATGGAAGGAAAAAAAGAAAAAACAGGCAATATTCCAAAATATGAACAAATTGCCGCAGACATTGCATATCAGATAGTGGAAGGTACTTACAAGGAAGGGGAAAAAATTTATGCCCGCTCCTCTATCGGAAGCAGATATAATGTTTCATCAGAAACTGCCAGACGGGCGGTTTGTGTATTGGCAGATTGGGATATTGTAGAAGTAGAGAAAAACAGCGGCGTAATCATTACGTCGATATTAAACGCCAAAAATTTTCTGTCTCAGCATCAACAGACACAGTCTATTTATTCTCTGAAAAGCAAGATTATGGACAGCGTGGAACGGCAAAAACAGGAAAATAAAGAGCTGCAAAAACATTTAACAGAATTGATTGAGCAAATAGAATGTTACAGAGCCACGAACCCCTTTATCCCGCATGAATTGATTATCTCAGAAGAAACACCTTATTTAAATAAATCCATTGCAGAGGTTAATTTCTGGCAGGAAACCTTCGCTACCGTCATTGCAATAAAGCGAAACGGAAACATTATTATGTCTCCGGGGCCGAAAGCCGTATTCCGCCTAAATGACATTTTTTATTATACCGGAAACGAAGACTGTTACAGAAGAGTACAGGAATTTATGTACCCGAAAATATAA
- a CDS encoding FeoA family protein, producing MNLSEAQEGKEYIVKGIATEDEELDAFLFSLGCYSGEPVTVISKRKGGCVVSLKDARYNMDTDLAQAILI from the coding sequence ATGAACTTATCAGAAGCGCAAGAAGGAAAAGAATATATTGTAAAAGGTATTGCCACAGAAGATGAGGAACTGGATGCGTTCTTGTTTTCCTTGGGATGTTACAGTGGTGAGCCTGTTACCGTAATTTCAAAGCGGAAAGGCGGCTGTGTAGTTTCCTTAAAAGATGCCAGATATAATATGGATACAGATTTGGCACAGGCTATTCTAATATAG
- the feoB gene encoding ferrous iron transporter B, giving the protein MRIALAGNPNSGKTTMYNALTGRNERVGNWAGVTVDKKESSIRKGYFEGAEELIAVDLPGAYSMSPFTSEESITSSYVKNESPDAIINIVDATNLSRSLFFTTQLLELGIPMVIALNKSDITQKKKTEIDIRLLSERLGCPVIQTVSTSAGHEGLKQVVSKAAALKGCEQKAPYVQGDINLQNKAEVEAADRKRFAFVNSIVKEVEKRKVFTRDKNKQDKIDAVLTNKFVGIPIFAAVMFLVFYISQSTVGTWIADWLVGWIETFQGWAAGMVENANPFLQALLVDGIIGGVGAVVGFLPLVMVMYFLIALLEDCGYMARATVVLDPIFKRVGLSGKSVIPMVIGTGCAIPGIMSCRTIRNERERRATAMLTPFMPCGAKLPVIALFAGAFFADAAWVGPTMYLVGIVLIFLGALLVKKITGYKFRKSFFIIELPEYKVPSLKRATLSMLSRGKAYIVKAGTIILVCNTVVQIMQSFNWQFQVVEEGMENTSILASVASPFAVLLIPLGFGVWQLAAAAITGFIAKENVVGTLAVVYGLTNFIDTDKLALVGGGNEVAAVMGLTKVAALAYLMFNLFTPPCFAALGAMNSEMQDKKWLWGGIALQLGTGYSVAFLVYQIGTLITTGSLGAGFLPGLAAVLAMAGVLVVLSRKTQKTFGEKYSLHV; this is encoded by the coding sequence ATGAGAATTGCGTTAGCGGGAAATCCCAATAGTGGAAAAACTACGATGTATAATGCCCTCACAGGAAGAAATGAGCGAGTGGGAAACTGGGCAGGTGTTACGGTGGACAAAAAAGAAAGTTCTATTCGGAAAGGTTATTTTGAGGGAGCGGAAGAATTAATTGCCGTAGATTTGCCGGGGGCATATTCCATGTCACCCTTTACATCAGAGGAGAGCATTACCAGCAGTTATGTAAAAAATGAAAGTCCAGATGCGATAATTAACATTGTAGATGCTACAAATTTAAGCAGGAGCTTGTTTTTTACTACGCAGCTTTTAGAATTGGGAATTCCTATGGTAATTGCCTTGAATAAAAGTGATATCACACAGAAGAAAAAGACAGAAATTGATATCCGTCTGTTATCTGAGAGGTTGGGGTGTCCGGTTATTCAAACGGTATCCACGTCAGCAGGGCATGAAGGATTAAAACAGGTGGTAAGTAAAGCGGCGGCGTTAAAGGGCTGTGAGCAAAAAGCGCCTTATGTTCAGGGAGATATTAATCTTCAGAATAAAGCAGAAGTAGAAGCGGCAGACAGAAAGCGTTTTGCTTTTGTAAACAGTATTGTAAAAGAAGTAGAAAAGAGAAAAGTTTTTACAAGGGACAAAAACAAGCAGGACAAAATTGATGCTGTTCTTACTAATAAGTTTGTGGGAATTCCCATTTTCGCAGCGGTGATGTTTCTTGTGTTTTACATTTCCCAGTCCACAGTAGGGACTTGGATTGCTGACTGGTTGGTAGGTTGGATAGAAACCTTTCAAGGCTGGGCAGCGGGAATGGTAGAAAATGCAAATCCATTTTTACAGGCGCTCTTGGTAGACGGTATTATTGGCGGGGTAGGCGCTGTGGTAGGATTTCTGCCTCTTGTAATGGTTATGTATTTCCTGATTGCTCTCTTAGAAGACTGCGGATATATGGCAAGGGCAACGGTGGTACTGGATCCGATTTTTAAAAGAGTGGGACTTTCCGGTAAATCTGTTATTCCTATGGTAATCGGTACAGGATGCGCAATTCCGGGAATTATGTCCTGTCGAACCATTCGTAATGAAAGAGAGCGCAGAGCAACGGCTATGCTGACACCGTTTATGCCTTGTGGGGCAAAACTACCGGTTATTGCTTTATTTGCAGGAGCGTTTTTTGCAGATGCGGCGTGGGTAGGACCTACGATGTATCTGGTGGGAATTGTGTTGATTTTTTTAGGGGCACTTTTGGTAAAGAAAATTACAGGATATAAATTCAGGAAATCCTTCTTTATTATAGAGCTTCCGGAATATAAAGTTCCAAGCTTAAAGAGAGCGACTTTATCTATGCTTTCCCGTGGCAAGGCATATATTGTAAAAGCGGGAACAATTATTTTAGTATGTAATACTGTGGTACAGATTATGCAGAGCTTTAACTGGCAGTTTCAGGTTGTGGAAGAAGGAATGGAAAACACTTCCATTTTAGCATCTGTTGCATCTCCCTTTGCTGTGCTTTTAATTCCTTTGGGATTTGGTGTATGGCAGTTGGCAGCAGCGGCAATTACCGGATTTATTGCAAAAGAAAATGTGGTGGGAACATTGGCAGTTGTATATGGGCTTACAAACTTTATTGACACAGATAAATTGGCGTTAGTGGGAGGCGGAAACGAAGTTGCCGCGGTTATGGGACTTACGAAAGTTGCGGCTTTGGCATATTTGATGTTTAATCTTTTTACACCGCCTTGCTTTGCGGCTCTCGGAGCGATGAACTCGGAAATGCAGGATAAAAAATGGCTGTGGGGCGGTATTGCTTTACAGCTGGGAACAGGATATAGCGTTGCGTTTTTGGTATATCAGATTGGGACACTGATAACAACAGGTTCGTTGGGAGCAGGTTTTCTTCCGGGATTGGCGGCAGTGCTTGCCATGGCAGGTGTTTTGGTTGTATTATCAAGGAAAACACAGAAAACATTTGGTGAAAAATACAGCTTGCACGTATAG
- a CDS encoding APC family permease — translation MKKKGLGKLDAITLAFGAMIGWGWVVMSGEWITKAGTFGAILAFILGGIMVLFVGKVYAELTSAMPRNGGCQEFSKRAFGKKASFICTWSMILGYIAVIAFEAVAFPSVLQYLFPGYVKGYMYTVNGSDIYVTWVLVGVISSLSVAAVNYFGTKNAALLQTVCTLIIAAVGLALMGGSAVNGSMANIDAPVVNGAAGIITVAVMTPFMLMGFDVIPQAAGEMNIPYKKIGKLLVLSVVMAIFWYAMIIFGVSLSMTSGELAVSGMASADAMQKAYMGSAIASKVLIMGGICGIITSWNSFYVGCSHAICAMAEEGMLPSFLAKKHKKYGTPVNAILLIAAVTSLAPFLGENMLTWLSNAGAFAIVIAYFLVSASFIKLRRKEPKMERPYKVKYGMFTGVAAVVSCGIMLFMYIPGAPAAMSVYEWSIVLLWAALGVVFYMAAMKKQRVGVVYHTKRLMVKQAVFMGMK, via the coding sequence ATGAAGAAAAAAGGATTAGGAAAATTAGATGCAATCACGCTTGCATTTGGAGCAATGATTGGTTGGGGCTGGGTAGTCATGTCCGGCGAATGGATTACAAAGGCCGGCACCTTTGGTGCGATTTTAGCTTTTATTTTAGGCGGTATCATGGTTTTGTTTGTTGGAAAGGTCTATGCAGAGCTTACGTCAGCTATGCCAAGAAACGGAGGATGTCAGGAATTTTCTAAACGTGCATTTGGAAAAAAGGCATCCTTTATCTGTACATGGAGCATGATTTTGGGATATATTGCGGTAATTGCTTTTGAAGCAGTTGCTTTTCCAAGTGTTTTGCAGTATCTTTTCCCCGGCTATGTAAAAGGGTATATGTACACTGTGAACGGTTCTGATATTTATGTTACATGGGTGCTGGTAGGTGTTATCAGTTCCTTGTCTGTGGCAGCAGTGAATTATTTCGGCACAAAAAATGCAGCTTTGCTTCAGACGGTTTGTACTTTAATTATTGCAGCGGTAGGGTTGGCTTTGATGGGTGGTTCGGCAGTAAATGGAAGCATGGCAAATATTGATGCTCCGGTTGTAAACGGAGCGGCAGGAATTATTACCGTGGCAGTAATGACGCCGTTTATGCTTATGGGATTTGATGTTATTCCTCAGGCGGCAGGAGAGATGAATATTCCTTATAAGAAGATAGGAAAGCTTTTGGTTTTATCTGTTGTAATGGCAATCTTTTGGTATGCGATGATTATTTTCGGAGTTTCTCTTTCTATGACAAGCGGTGAGCTTGCTGTATCGGGAATGGCATCTGCGGATGCTATGCAGAAAGCTTATATGGGCAGCGCCATTGCTTCAAAGGTATTGATTATGGGTGGTATTTGCGGAATTATTACCAGTTGGAACTCCTTTTATGTGGGATGCAGCCATGCCATTTGTGCAATGGCAGAAGAAGGAATGCTTCCGTCATTTCTGGCTAAGAAGCATAAAAAGTATGGAACACCGGTGAATGCTATTTTACTAATTGCGGCAGTGACCTCACTTGCGCCGTTTTTAGGTGAAAATATGTTGACGTGGTTGTCAAATGCGGGGGCTTTTGCCATTGTGATTGCTTATTTCCTTGTATCTGCTTCTTTCATTAAATTGAGAAGAAAAGAACCTAAGATGGAAAGACCGTACAAAGTAAAATATGGTATGTTTACAGGTGTTGCAGCAGTGGTTTCCTGTGGAATTATGCTTTTTATGTATATACCGGGCGCGCCGGCGGCTATGTCTGTTTATGAGTGGAGCATTGTTCTGTTGTGGGCTGCATTGGGAGTTGTATTTTATATGGCAGCTATGAAAAAACAGAGAGTGGGCGTGGTATATCATACAAAACGTTTGATGGTGAAACAGGCAGTGTTTATGGGAATGAAATAA
- a CDS encoding tRNA1(Val) (adenine(37)-N6)-methyltransferase translates to MEKILREGERLDDLQNGYSLIQNPQQFCFGIDAVLLSWFAQVKPGERVLDMGTGTGIVPILLKARYPKGEHFTGLEIQEESAERARRSVAYNHLEQDITITTGDIKESASIYGGAFFDVVTTNPPYMIGHHGLTGSNEAKIIARHETLCNLEDIISQAAKVLKPKGRFYMVHRPFRLAEIMSVMVKYRIEPKRMRLVQPFADKEPNMVLIEGLRGGNSRMLVEKPLIVYEKQGIYTEEIQKIYGQEVIK, encoded by the coding sequence ATGGAGAAGATACTTCGAGAAGGAGAAAGACTGGATGACCTCCAAAACGGATATAGCTTGATACAAAATCCTCAGCAGTTTTGCTTTGGGATTGACGCAGTGCTCTTATCCTGGTTTGCGCAGGTAAAGCCGGGAGAACGAGTGCTGGATATGGGGACGGGTACAGGTATCGTCCCCATTTTATTAAAGGCACGATATCCGAAGGGAGAGCATTTTACAGGACTTGAGATACAGGAGGAAAGTGCAGAAAGGGCAAGGAGAAGCGTTGCGTACAACCATCTGGAGCAGGATATAACGATTACCACAGGGGATATTAAAGAGTCCGCTTCCATTTATGGAGGGGCTTTTTTTGACGTTGTGACTACCAACCCTCCTTATATGATAGGGCATCATGGGTTGACGGGAAGCAATGAGGCGAAAATTATTGCAAGACACGAAACCCTCTGCAATTTAGAGGATATTATTTCTCAGGCTGCAAAGGTTTTAAAGCCAAAAGGGCGCTTTTATATGGTGCACAGACCATTTCGTCTGGCAGAGATTATGTCAGTTATGGTGAAATATCGGATAGAGCCTAAAAGAATGAGATTGGTACAGCCTTTTGCGGATAAAGAGCCGAATATGGTGCTGATTGAAGGGCTGCGTGGAGGAAATTCACGCATGCTTGTGGAAAAGCCGCTAATCGTGTATGAAAAACAGGGGATTTATACAGAGGAAATACAGAAAATTTACGGGCAGGAGGTGATAAAATGA
- a CDS encoding FeoB-associated Cys-rich membrane protein, with protein sequence MANLLVAGILLLAVGVAVAYIVKAKKSGTKCIGCPSGGCCSKKGGCHGGCDCESHGMDK encoded by the coding sequence ATGGCAAATTTATTGGTGGCAGGAATTTTGCTTTTGGCAGTGGGAGTGGCAGTGGCTTATATTGTAAAAGCGAAAAAGAGCGGTACAAAATGTATCGGGTGTCCGTCAGGGGGCTGCTGTTCTAAAAAAGGCGGCTGCCATGGGGGATGCGACTGTGAAAGTCATGGTATGGATAAATAA
- a CDS encoding CapA family protein, whose protein sequence is MKRKGQKKKLRLKVIITTDIILLVILCGALLAKGLYKSNKEEPQPETKTESANKEGQKPEKQETLEVQETTITISAAGDCTLGTDEGFNYKRSFKGKYDAVQDPAYFFQNVQPVFAQDDLTIVNMEGTLTEETTREPKQFAFKGDAEYAKILTAGAVETANLANNHSFDYGKKSYEDTITALEAEGISSFGYERTAVMDIKGVKVGLAGVYELAEHIDCKQDLLDNIASLKEQGAQIIIVSFHWGQEKENVPNDVQVELAHAAVDNGADLVLGHHPHVLQGIEEYKGKNIVYSLGNFCFGGNSAPSDMDTMIFQQTFTVKDGKLQEDNVTNILPCKISSAYEEGYNNYQPILAEGDQKEKIFERLSEYSQKAQEAGDRLAQESAVQDKDENSENGGE, encoded by the coding sequence ATGAAAAGAAAAGGACAAAAGAAAAAATTGCGTTTGAAGGTGATTATAACCACAGATATTATTCTGCTGGTAATCTTATGCGGAGCGTTATTAGCGAAGGGCTTGTATAAATCTAATAAAGAAGAACCGCAGCCTGAAACGAAAACAGAAAGTGCGAATAAAGAAGGACAGAAGCCTGAAAAACAGGAGACACTTGAGGTACAGGAAACAACAATTACCATCAGTGCAGCGGGTGACTGCACTCTGGGAACGGATGAAGGCTTTAACTACAAAAGAAGCTTTAAGGGAAAATATGATGCAGTGCAGGACCCTGCATATTTCTTCCAAAATGTACAGCCTGTTTTTGCGCAGGATGATTTAACGATTGTAAATATGGAAGGAACTTTGACGGAAGAAACTACAAGAGAACCAAAGCAGTTTGCGTTTAAAGGGGATGCAGAGTATGCGAAAATTCTTACGGCAGGAGCGGTGGAAACGGCAAATCTGGCAAACAACCACAGCTTTGACTATGGCAAAAAGAGTTATGAGGACACAATCACAGCCCTTGAAGCAGAAGGGATTTCCTCTTTTGGATATGAGAGAACTGCGGTCATGGACATAAAAGGCGTGAAAGTAGGACTTGCAGGAGTTTATGAGCTGGCAGAGCATATAGACTGTAAACAAGACTTGCTTGATAATATAGCCTCTTTGAAAGAACAGGGTGCACAGATTATCATTGTAAGCTTTCACTGGGGGCAGGAAAAAGAAAATGTTCCCAATGATGTACAGGTCGAGCTTGCCCACGCAGCTGTTGATAATGGAGCCGATTTAGTGTTAGGTCATCATCCTCATGTGTTGCAGGGGATTGAAGAATATAAAGGCAAGAATATTGTATACAGTCTGGGGAATTTCTGTTTCGGAGGAAATTCAGCGCCCAGCGATATGGATACTATGATTTTCCAGCAGACTTTTACTGTTAAAGACGGAAAATTGCAGGAAGATAATGTAACCAATATCCTTCCGTGCAAAATTTCCTCTGCTTATGAGGAGGGCTATAATAATTATCAGCCGATTTTGGCAGAAGGGGATCAGAAGGAAAAAATATTTGAGAGACTTTCGGAGTATAGTCAAAAGGCACAAGAGGCAGGAGACCGCCTTGCACAGGAGAGTGCTGTACAAGATAAAGATGAAAACAGTGAAAACGGCGGCGAATAA
- the rplL gene encoding 50S ribosomal protein L7/L12, protein MAKLTTAEFIEAIKELSVLELNELVKACEEEFGVSAAAGVVVAAAGGAAEAAEEKDEFDVELTEVGPNKVKVIKVVREATGLGLKEAKEVVDGAPKVLKEGASKAEAEEIKTKLEAEGAKVTLK, encoded by the coding sequence ATGGCAAAATTAACAACAGCTGAATTTATTGAAGCTATCAAAGAATTATCCGTATTAGAATTAAACGAATTAGTAAAAGCTTGTGAAGAAGAATTTGGTGTATCTGCAGCAGCAGGTGTTGTAGTTGCAGCAGCAGGCGGTGCAGCAGAAGCAGCAGAAGAAAAAGATGAGTTCGACGTAGAATTAACAGAAGTTGGACCAAACAAAGTTAAAGTTATCAAAGTTGTTCGTGAAGCAACAGGCTTAGGCTTAAAAGAAGCTAAAGAAGTTGTAGACGGAGCTCCTAAAGTATTAAAAGAAGGCGCATCTAAAGCAGAAGCTGAAGAAATCAAAACAAAACTTGAAGCAGAAGGCGCTAAAGTTACTCTTAAATAA